CCGTCTTGATCGAGATGAACAGTTCCGCCGCAATCTCCTTGTAGGTGTAGCCGCGTGCGATGAGGCGCATGACTTCCTGCTCACGGTGGGAGAGCTTGTCGAGTTCATCATCGTGCTCTGCGGCACCTGCCCCTTGGAAGGTCGAGAGCACGAAACCGGCCAGTTTCGGTGAGAAAACGGCATATCCTTCGTGAACCTGGATGATCGAGGAGATCAGGTCGCCGCCGCTGATGGTTTTGGTGACGTATCCGCGTGCGCCCGCGCGGATGACCGCGCCGACATCCTTCGGTGAATCGGAGACGGAAAGCGCGAGGAACGCCGAATCGGGGGAGAGCGGGTGCGATTTGAGCAGAATTTCCGCGCCGCCGCCGCCCTCGCCGCCGGGAACGTGGACGTCTAGCAATACTACGTCCGGCTTGGTGTCGGCAATCATTGCCACCGAACCTTCCACATCAGGTGCCTGCCCAACGATGGTGAAATGTGGGCTCAGCGTTGCAATGACGCCGGCGCGAAACATCTCGTGATCGTCAACCACGGCCACACGAATAGAGTGATGTCTGGTGCCCGATTCGTTGTCGTGTTGCGCGTTGGCGCCGTCCGCTTTGCTCCTGCCGCTCGTAGTCTGATTTGAATTGTTGCCGTTCATGCTTTCCTCGTTGTCATCAATTCTATTTGGCGCTGCTGCCAATTACGTTCATTCATCTGTATTCCATGCTTCATCAGTTTATGAAGATGAACGATTTTCGAATTTTGCGGATCATTGTTTGACTGTTTTCGTTTGCGCTGCTTCCGCCATTGTGTCATCAGCGCTGCCGTTTTCCTTCGGAATCGGCATGGTCATGTGAACTTCCGTGCCCCAGTTCGGCCGGGAGACGATCTTGACGTTGCCGCCGCGCCGTTCGATGCGGCCGATGATGGATTGGCGGATGCCGAGCCTGTCCGGGGGGATGGCGTCCTGATCGAACCCGTCGCCATGGTCGCGTACGAAGACCTCGGCCTGTTCCGCCCCGACCTCGCAATAGACCGAAATCGGTTCCCCGCCATGCTGCACGGCGTTCAGCATCGCCTGTTCGCTGGCGTTGAGCAAGGCGTCGGTCTGGGCGCTGGGACGGGTGTCGCCGACGCTCACCACGTCGATTGGTTCGCCGAATTCGTCCTCGATATGCGCTGCGATCTCTTTCAGGCCCGAGCTCACCGAACGGTCGGAGGGAATGCGTTCCTGATAGAGCCACCGGCGCAGCTCGCGCTCCTGCTTGCGTGCCAAAGTGAAGACGGTTTTGGGCTCATCGCTGTGCAGCTGGATGAGGGCGAGCGTCTGTAGCACGCCGTCGTGCAGGTGGGCGGTCATGTCGGCGCGTTCCTCCTCGCGTTCCTTCAGTGCGTGCTCGTGGCTCAGTTCGTGGATGAACCGGTTGGCCAGCGGGATGATGGCCAGTGCGACTCCTACAAGCAGCGCTACTCCGGCGATTGCAGCGGAAAATGGCAGGTGATGGCTGAATGTCTCGGAATCGGCGCAAACGAAATAGCCCAGAGCCATCAGTGCCACGCCGATAAGAAGATAGCGTATCTGCCCGTCCTCGGCGTTGAAACGGATCCAGGCCACGCCGATGCCGCAAAGGGCCATGAAGATGCCGAAAGTGAGGTCACTTGGCAGCGGGCTGTTTTCTAGTATTACGGCCAACGCGATCAACACGATTCCGACAAGCGCGATAATTGAGGGTTTTGAAGCGTTCTTGAACGCTTGGGCGAGGTTTTCCGGGCCGTTGCCCGATTCGTCGCTTTCGACGCTGTCGGCATTGGATACGGCTGATGGTGATTGGGAAGACGATGAGAAACGTTGTGCTGTCTGTTGTAAGATATCGGCAGTATCGGTCGCATTGGGTGTGCTGAAACCGTCGAAAGCTTCGTTTTGTCCGTTTGCTGTATGGTCTACGTTCCCGTATGACAATGGCGCATGTTCGTTCTTCCACGCTGCTTCGCGCTGTTCGCGCTCGGCGGTAAGCGGGTCTCCAGCGGGAACGAACGCCCACAGGAAGATATAGGCCACGATACCGGCACCGAACAGGAACGTCGCCGCGATGAACGCGAGGCGAATCCAGACCACCGGCACGCCCAGATGCAGGCTCAGCCCCCGGCATACTCCGCAGAAGATGCGTTTCTTTTTCGGTCGGAGCAGGGGCAGGCGCTGTTTCGGGGTCACGGGGAATCCGCCCACTGGAGCGTAACGATGCCATGAATTTGGCTGGCGGTGGGGTGCGCTCGATCCGGGAGACTGCGTTGGGTTCGATGGCTTCATACTTCCATTGTGCATGATTTTGCAAGGTTCAGGGTATCTTTTGGCAAAAATCAGGGTTAAATCAGGGTGTTCCCTGACCCTTTTGAGCGTTTCGGAATGTTGTAATAGAACCATGAGCAACAACATGTACGGCAACGGCTACCAACAGCCGAACAATATGAGCAATCCTGTGCCTCCTCGGCACGACAAGATC
The window above is part of the Bifidobacterium sp. ESL0732 genome. Proteins encoded here:
- a CDS encoding ATP-binding protein; the protein is MKPSNPTQSPGSSAPHRQPNSWHRYAPVGGFPVTPKQRLPLLRPKKKRIFCGVCRGLSLHLGVPVVWIRLAFIAATFLFGAGIVAYIFLWAFVPAGDPLTAEREQREAAWKNEHAPLSYGNVDHTANGQNEAFDGFSTPNATDTADILQQTAQRFSSSSQSPSAVSNADSVESDESGNGPENLAQAFKNASKPSIIALVGIVLIALAVILENSPLPSDLTFGIFMALCGIGVAWIRFNAEDGQIRYLLIGVALMALGYFVCADSETFSHHLPFSAAIAGVALLVGVALAIIPLANRFIHELSHEHALKEREEERADMTAHLHDGVLQTLALIQLHSDEPKTVFTLARKQERELRRWLYQERIPSDRSVSSGLKEIAAHIEDEFGEPIDVVSVGDTRPSAQTDALLNASEQAMLNAVQHGGEPISVYCEVGAEQAEVFVRDHGDGFDQDAIPPDRLGIRQSIIGRIERRGGNVKIVSRPNWGTEVHMTMPIPKENGSADDTMAEAAQTKTVKQ
- a CDS encoding response regulator transcription factor, encoding MNGNNSNQTTSGRSKADGANAQHDNESGTRHHSIRVAVVDDHEMFRAGVIATLSPHFTIVGQAPDVEGSVAMIADTKPDVVLLDVHVPGGEGGGGAEILLKSHPLSPDSAFLALSVSDSPKDVGAVIRAGARGYVTKTISGGDLISSIIQVHEGYAVFSPKLAGFVLSTFQGAGAAEHDDELDKLSHREQEVMRLIARGYTYKEIAAELFISIKTVETHVSAVLKKLQLSNRTELTRWAADRRIV